The following proteins are co-located in the Trichormus variabilis 0441 genome:
- a CDS encoding S8 family peptidase, protein MVSQFEHLKLPRIINIELPRRSHGGGGGGKRADFIEHGKHLLDQLSGLTERTKQKSNPFRLDPKLIFKIKVTKKLSDDLVNQTGLDILAFEPDKAIVVFSSDLELKEFRRRLENYSHITEGHEYSYLGAIDELVPLEREDRIGRLLELKPVQLGELAALDLELWHTGDRQEMKVSLEHIAETIEYFSSDTAPMRMSDSYVGEYLCIARIKVTHEVLEFLLELETVKEIDRPPQPAFERTADYNLPISRIPEVISPPEDNCGILVIDSGVQRGHPLIARVLGEADVFPDPAQQLIRGGADDVHGHGTNVAGIAIYGDVENCIKKLSFDPTVWLFSARVTDENCEYYEDLLVETQLDQAIRAFVDQYPNCKVINISLGNAKQIYRDGMKQFRLAAKIDEIAYQYQNQNKNIIFVISAGNSYHEELGYEQLRTEYPNYLLNKKARIIDPATSAIALTVGSLSYGRGSMTEPGDVRRQAIAKLRGYPSPFTRTGFGVDGMIKPDVVDFGGDLALDLSYREALGLPKVSQLEDNVAGISVVTFSKNFQSSLFNICSGTSFAAPRVANIAAQLFTKYPNASSNLIRALIVNSAVLPKEIPDEFSKGTESKKIKKQLQIYGYGQTDLERAMYSAENYVVLSEDNIFIPVGKFHIYEIPQLPEEFFDIEGTRTLSVTLAFDPPTRPTRGDSYLGVTMEFNIFKGIDKESVVNAYVDASRTDKPGEFAEIPIKNLKKKYPKRSITIDLSPGSNLRKKGTVQRGQTQLKSGAKKYNNLPMTLVVSCNRKWANPDEIEIQRYALVVSVSHSDPQVNLYNRLKLKVDEIDLRERSRARI, encoded by the coding sequence ATGGTAAGTCAGTTTGAACACCTTAAATTACCGAGAATAATCAATATCGAATTACCACGACGATCTCATGGTGGAGGTGGTGGTGGAAAACGCGCTGATTTTATTGAACATGGTAAGCATTTATTAGATCAACTTTCTGGACTGACGGAACGTACCAAGCAAAAGAGCAACCCTTTCCGCCTTGATCCAAAATTAATTTTTAAGATTAAAGTTACTAAAAAACTTTCAGACGATCTAGTTAATCAGACAGGATTAGATATCCTAGCATTTGAGCCTGATAAAGCCATAGTTGTCTTCTCGTCTGATCTGGAGTTAAAAGAATTTAGGAGACGTTTAGAAAATTACAGTCATATTACAGAAGGACACGAATATTCATATTTAGGAGCGATTGATGAGTTAGTCCCCCTCGAACGTGAAGATCGCATTGGTCGTTTGTTAGAGTTAAAGCCTGTACAACTAGGTGAACTTGCAGCTTTAGATTTAGAATTATGGCACACAGGCGATCGCCAAGAAATGAAAGTTTCTCTAGAACATATTGCTGAAACAATAGAGTACTTTTCCAGCGATACTGCTCCTATGAGAATGAGTGATAGTTACGTTGGTGAATATCTGTGTATAGCTAGAATTAAAGTCACTCACGAAGTTTTAGAGTTTTTACTGGAACTCGAAACTGTCAAAGAAATTGATCGTCCTCCCCAACCTGCATTTGAGAGAACTGCCGATTATAATTTACCAATTTCCCGTATACCCGAAGTTATTTCTCCACCTGAAGATAATTGCGGCATTCTTGTTATTGACTCAGGTGTACAAAGAGGTCATCCCTTAATTGCTCGTGTACTCGGTGAAGCTGATGTATTTCCAGATCCAGCACAGCAATTAATAAGAGGTGGTGCAGATGATGTACATGGACATGGTACAAATGTTGCTGGCATTGCTATATATGGAGATGTCGAAAATTGTATTAAAAAACTGTCATTTGATCCAACAGTTTGGTTATTTTCTGCTCGTGTAACAGATGAAAACTGCGAATATTATGAGGATCTTCTCGTAGAAACTCAACTAGATCAAGCCATTCGTGCTTTTGTAGATCAGTACCCTAACTGCAAAGTCATAAATATTTCATTAGGTAATGCTAAACAAATCTATAGAGATGGAATGAAGCAGTTTCGATTAGCAGCAAAAATAGATGAAATTGCTTATCAATACCAAAACCAAAACAAAAATATTATTTTTGTGATTTCAGCAGGAAATTCTTATCATGAAGAGTTAGGGTATGAACAATTACGAACTGAATACCCAAATTATTTACTGAATAAGAAGGCCCGAATTATTGATCCAGCAACTTCTGCGATCGCACTAACTGTAGGTTCTTTATCTTATGGACGTGGTAGTATGACAGAACCTGGTGATGTGCGTCGTCAGGCGATCGCAAAATTACGAGGATACCCTTCTCCCTTTACCAGAACTGGTTTTGGAGTAGATGGTATGATTAAGCCTGATGTTGTAGATTTTGGTGGAGATTTAGCATTAGACCTTAGTTATCGAGAAGCGTTAGGTTTGCCTAAAGTTAGTCAATTAGAAGATAATGTAGCTGGGATTTCTGTTGTTACTTTCTCCAAAAATTTCCAAAGTTCTTTATTTAATATCTGTAGCGGTACAAGTTTTGCTGCACCTCGTGTAGCTAACATTGCTGCTCAACTCTTCACAAAATATCCAAATGCCAGTTCTAACCTCATTCGAGCATTAATTGTCAATTCTGCGGTGCTTCCCAAAGAAATTCCAGATGAATTTAGTAAGGGTACAGAATCTAAAAAAATTAAAAAGCAGCTACAAATCTATGGCTATGGACAGACTGATTTAGAACGTGCAATGTATTCTGCTGAAAACTATGTTGTTCTATCTGAAGATAATATTTTTATTCCAGTGGGCAAGTTCCATATTTATGAAATCCCCCAACTACCAGAGGAATTTTTTGATATAGAAGGTACCCGCACATTATCAGTTACCTTGGCCTTTGATCCTCCAACTCGTCCAACTCGTGGCGACTCATATTTAGGGGTAACTATGGAATTTAATATTTTTAAAGGTATTGACAAGGAAAGTGTCGTAAATGCCTATGTAGATGCAAGTAGAACAGATAAGCCTGGTGAATTTGCAGAAATACCAATAAAAAATTTGAAGAAAAAATATCCAAAACGTAGTATTACTATTGATTTATCCCCAGGTTCCAATCTTCGTAAGAAAGGAACTGTACAAAGAGGTCAAACACAACTAAAGTCAGGAGCTAAGAAATACAATAATTTACCGATGACTTTGGTGGTGAGTTGTAATCGTAAATGGGCAAATCCAGATGAAATTGAAATCCAACGTTATGCTTTAGTTGTTAGCGTCAGTCATTCCGATCCGCAAGTTAATTTATATAATCGTCTAAAACTAAAGGTTGATGAGATTGATCTAAGAGAAAGAAGCCGAGCAAGGATTTAA